The genomic segment TGTCAAAGCATTGATGCTTCCATTTAGAGTTTGATCTAATAATTCTTTCTCTGCGGTTTTAAGGCGATATAGTTCAATTCCGGCTTCAAGAGCGTTAACTAAATCCTTGTTGGAGCAGGGCTTGCACAAAAACCTGAATATATTACCTTCATTTACAGCATTAATCGCCGTATCCTGATCCACATATCCCGTCAACATGATCCTCGTTGTGTCAGGAGCTTTCTTTTTAACCTTGGCCAAAAACTGAACTCCATCGATACCCGGCATTTTCATGTCGGCAACGACTACCGCAAAGGGATCATTTTTTGCGATTATTTCCAATGCTGGTTTTGCCCCAAGGATGGTTTCAACCTGAAAATGCTCCCGAAGATTTCGCCTGAAAGCACTTAGAATTTTGGGGTCATCATCAACGAAAAGTATTTTAGAGTTCATTGAAATAATTTAAACAATGAGATCTTTGTTTATAAACTCAGAAAACGAGATCTTTGTTTATAAACTCAGAAAACAATATTTTATAAGCAATTGTTTGAAAGTGCAGGCGCTAGGATTTATTATTCTCATCATTAAGTAAAATGATATTAATCCGTCTATTCTTGGGGTCGAAGTGGTCATCCGGATTAATTGGCTCAGAATGACCATAGGCAACTATTCTTTTCAGTCTTTTCGAATCTACGCCATTTTTCATCAAATGAAAACGGGCGGTTGAGGCTCTTTCCATCGAAAGCTCCCAGTTGGTTTTATCACCACTGGAGAAAAGCAAGCCATCAGTATGTCCCTCTATAATTAAAGAACCCGGAAGTCCCTTAATTCTTTCTGCAAGAAATTGAAAAATTTCAACAGCTTCAGGTCTGAACACAGCACTCCCGATTTCAAACATTGGTTTGTCAGTGATATCCATAACCTGTATTCGAACCCCACCAGCAACCTTTACTACCTTCAAGTGCTCATCTGAACCTGAGAATCTATTTTTATATTCTTCAATTAATCGTTCCTGAAAGTTCTTATCCTTTAAATCAGCTGAACGAACAGAGTCCGAACCAACAACTTTCTCGTCTCCGGAATGAACGAAGGCTTTATAGCTTTGAAAGTATTCCTGCAGGTTGTCCCGTGACTCCTGAGACAGCTGTGATAGTAACCACATTAAAAGAAAAAATGCCATCATGGCTGTAACAAAATCAGCGTAGGCAACTTTCCAGGATCCGCCATGGGCCTGGTGTTTTTTTATATTTTTCTTTTGAATAATAATATTTTCCTGCTTCTCTTCTTCGTTATTTGTGTTTTGTTTCTGATTGATCAACAGTTTTTTTATACTTTCCTTCTTATCAATTTGTATTTTTAAATAATCCACTACTTCTGTTGAATGTGCCATTCCAGAATCGGACTCGTTATTTTCTGTAATGATTTCTTCAATATGTTCCTTGGTTTTTTTAATAATATCATCCAGCTTGTTGATTCTTTGTTCTAAGCTGGTTTTGTTGTTGAGGGCAACTTTAAAAACTTCAAAAGTCTTTTCATCCGATTTGAGTATCTTGGCAAATTCTTTTCTCGTGCTTTCGGTATCTTCCAGCTCTTTTACAATTGAACTTTCTGGAGGAGTATTTTTTAGTTTGTTCTGTAGTATTTCAATTTCCTGACGATAGTTCTCTATTTCCTTTTTTTCAAAATTCACAGCTTCCAATTTACTGCGAAGTTCATCTATTATTATTTTCTGTTCAGTTATTTCTTTTTCGATTTCTTCCTTTTTATCAATGTCTCCTTCTACATTTTTTTCTTTGAACTTTTCTTGCAGCGATGAATACTTATCTTTTAAATCCAGGTTTTCTTCTTTGTACTGTTTTATTTTATCGACACTCTTTCTGATCTTTTCAACTAAGCCCTTGTCATCTTTCAGCCCTTTCAGTTCATCCTCAAGACGCTTATAATTCTCCTCCGCCTGGTCTTTTTCAGCTGCCAGCTTTTCATGCATGTTCCTTTCGTTGGCAAGTATGTCCTCGATGGTTTCAAGTTTTTGGTTTAAAACCTCATTTTTCTTGATTTCTTCGTCTACAGTGCCGAGTTTTAATTTTAATCCTTTGTTGTTTTCTTCCAGATCTTTTAGTTTTTCAATCAACCTCAATTTTTCTTCTTCCAACTGCTTTTTTGAAATGGAGCTGATTGATTTCTTTTCAGTCAGGTGTTTTTGGGCTTGTAAATTTATGTTCTTTTCTGCTGTTTTTAATTTCTTGTTTTGTTCGGCGACTTTCTCTTTCAACATTGATAGATTGTGCGCCATTAATCTTTTTGAGGTATTGGATTCTTGGGAGGTCAGGTTAAAAGATTCGAAACCTTCTTCAATAGATGATTTTAATAACTGATTTGAACAGGGTTTTTCAAGGAACTTGGAAACTCCTCCTGTATTGATGGCATCAACTATTGTTTTCTGATCAGGGTAACCCGTAAGCATGATTCTTGCGGAATTGGGTGAAATAGTTCTCACTTTTTCCAGAAATTCAAGGCCGTTGACTCCTGGCATTTTCAGGTCGGTCACTACAACTGCAATATCCTTGTTATCTGTCAGGGTTTTTAAGCCGATTTCCGCGCTCTCAGCTGTTTCCACCTGAAAAAAAGTAGTCAGCTGACGCTTGTAACTTTTCAGAATATTCGGGTCATCATCGACTAATAAGACTCTATTCGCCATTGTTGTTTAATCCTGCTCTTTGTTTTTTGCCCAAGCGGAGATTTCAATATTAATTTACTTCCAGTTTTTTCATTTCCTGAAAATTCTTTTCCATATCCATAAAAGTGGGTCGAGTAGGTTTCGGGACAGCTCTTCTTCCGAATTCCAGGGCTATTTTGGGGTTTATTCCACTGACAAAATATATTGTGATCGTTTTTATCACCAACAGGTATTCCTTTTGGCTTTCCGCATACAATTTCATTTTTCTGGCTATCGGCGCAACGAAACCGTAGCAAAGAAGTACCCCCAGGAAGGTTCCTACTAATGCCGCGCCAATTGACACTCCCAAAACTTCAGGTGGTTCTGATATTTTTTGCATTGTAATAACGACGCCTAGAACAGCTGCGACAATGCCTAAACCCGGGAAAGATTCTGCTATTTCATTTACCAGTTCTGCTTGTTTTTCTATTTCTTCAAAGTAGGCTTCTACTTCCTCTTCTAATAATGCATTCAGATCATAATAAAGGATTTTTGTTGATATAATTGTTCGAAAAGAGTCAGTTAAAAACTCAAGTGCGTCTGTTTTCTTTAGGAAGTCCGGGTATTTTTTAAAGATCGAGCTGTTTTGTGGATCGTCCATGTGACTTTCCAGTTTAATAGGACCTTCTTTCCTTATTTTTGCAAAAATTTCATTCAGCAGTTTTAATACCTCAATATAGTCTTCCTTAACGATTGGGGTATAAAGAACGCCTTTTTTCATAGTATGTAATGCATGTTTGAAAATTTCGGGTGTGCAGCTGGCTATAAATGCCCCCAATGCAGCACCTCCTATGATGACAAACTCGGTTGGTTGCCAAAGCAAAGCAAGATTCCCGCCATGAGCTACATATCCGGTTATAACTGATGCGAGAACTAAAACCAGTCCTATAGGAGTAAAAAATTTTGTCATATGAATTAAGAGATAATAGTTTTTGTTAATTGACGAGTATGACCTTTAAAAAAGTCCATGCCACAAGGTTTCGTTAGAAACTGATGCATGGATCCAATTCCCTTTAAAAAGGAATTTTGCTCAGTTTGTCCCGACAAAATGAAACGTATTGTCGCAGGATATTTTTCTTTTACTTTTCGTAAAAGCTGAGAACCATCCATTTGCGGCATGCGCATGTCTGAATTGATTAAATCAAATGGCATTTGCGACAAAATCTTTAGAGCTTCCTCTCCGCTGTTTGAAAACATGCAGTTCCATTCTTTGTGATTCAAACGAACATACCGACGAATGGATTGGAGCAGGGAAATATCATCGTCTACGAATAAAATTTTCAGATTATTTTTCAAAATA from the Nitrospinota bacterium genome contains:
- a CDS encoding response regulator, with amino-acid sequence MANRVLLVDDDPNILKSYKRQLTTFFQVETAESAEIGLKTLTDNKDIAVVVTDLKMPGVNGLEFLEKVRTISPNSARIMLTGYPDQKTIVDAINTGGVSKFLEKPCSNQLLKSSIEEGFESFNLTSQESNTSKRLMAHNLSMLKEKVAEQNKKLKTAEKNINLQAQKHLTEKKSISSISKKQLEEEKLRLIEKLKDLEENNKGLKLKLGTVDEEIKKNEVLNQKLETIEDILANERNMHEKLAAEKDQAEENYKRLEDELKGLKDDKGLVEKIRKSVDKIKQYKEENLDLKDKYSSLQEKFKEKNVEGDIDKKEEIEKEITEQKIIIDELRSKLEAVNFEKKEIENYRQEIEILQNKLKNTPPESSIVKELEDTESTRKEFAKILKSDEKTFEVFKVALNNKTSLEQRINKLDDIIKKTKEHIEEIITENNESDSGMAHSTEVVDYLKIQIDKKESIKKLLINQKQNTNNEEEKQENIIIQKKNIKKHQAHGGSWKVAYADFVTAMMAFFLLMWLLSQLSQESRDNLQEYFQSYKAFVHSGDEKVVGSDSVRSADLKDKNFQERLIEEYKNRFSGSDEHLKVVKVAGGVRIQVMDITDKPMFEIGSAVFRPEAVEIFQFLAERIKGLPGSLIIEGHTDGLLFSSGDKTNWELSMERASTARFHLMKNGVDSKRLKRIVAYGHSEPINPDDHFDPKNRRINIILLNDENNKS
- the motA gene encoding flagellar motor stator protein MotA → MTKFFTPIGLVLVLASVITGYVAHGGNLALLWQPTEFVIIGGAALGAFIASCTPEIFKHALHTMKKGVLYTPIVKEDYIEVLKLLNEIFAKIRKEGPIKLESHMDDPQNSSIFKKYPDFLKKTDALEFLTDSFRTIISTKILYYDLNALLEEEVEAYFEEIEKQAELVNEIAESFPGLGIVAAVLGVVITMQKISEPPEVLGVSIGAALVGTFLGVLLCYGFVAPIARKMKLYAESQKEYLLVIKTITIYFVSGINPKIALEFGRRAVPKPTRPTFMDMEKNFQEMKKLEVN
- a CDS encoding response regulator; translation: MSAIQQWKIILKNNLKILFVDDDISLLQSIRRYVRLNHKEWNCMFSNSGEEALKILSQMPFDLINSDMRMPQMDGSQLLRKVKEKYPATIRFILSGQTEQNSFLKGIGSMHQFLTKPCGMDFFKGHTRQLTKTIIS